One Xylocopa sonorina isolate GNS202 unplaced genomic scaffold, iyXylSono1_principal scaffold0014, whole genome shotgun sequence genomic window carries:
- the LOC143431669 gene encoding putative aconitate hydratase, mitochondrial — protein sequence MSYCVRVLQGQRLAVFTADLQQRCFSASALNFAAQKVAMSKFDSNNYLPYNQLEENLKVVKRRLDRPLTLSEKVLYSHLDEPEKQDIVRGTSYLRLRPDRVAMQDATAQMAMLQFISSGLPKVAVPSTIHCDHLIEAQIGGDQDLKRAKDINKEVYNFLKTAGAKYGVGFWNPGSGIIHQIILENYAFPGLLMIGTDSHTPNGGGLGCLCIGVGGADAVDVMANIPWELKCPKVIGVKLTGSLKGWTSPKDIILKVAGILTVKGGTGAIVEYFGPGVDSISCTGMATICNMGAEIGATTSIFPYNRRMQDYLKATGRADIANTANQHKDTLLTADHNAKYDQVIELDLNTLEPHVNGPFTPDLAHPISKLGETAKKNGWPNEIKVGLIGSCTNSSYEDMGRCANIAKQALDNGLKAKSTFNVTPGSEQIRATIERDGIAKILRDFGGVVLANACGPCIGQWDRRDIKKGDKNTIVTSYNRNFTGRNDANPATHAFVTSPELVTALSIAGRLDFNPVTDKLKAKDGKEFLLKDPYGDELPNRGFDPGMETYDAPPADGSKVKVDVSPKSERLQLLEPFDKWDKKDLTDMTILIKVKGKCTTDHISAAGPWLKYRGHLDNISNNMFIGAVNAENGEMNKVKNQLTGEWGKVPDVARHYKKNGVKWVAVGDENYGEGSSREHAALEPRHLGGRAIIVKSFARIHETNLKKQGLLPLTFANPSDYDKIEPTDKISLLGLKDLAPGKPVKAEIKHKDGKVDSITLNHTMNEQQISWFKAGSALNRMKEIASGQ from the exons ATGTCCtactgcgttcgagtccttcaGGGCCAG AGATTGGCTGTTTTCACAGCAGACCTCCAGCAACGATGTTTCAGCGCGAGCGCTTTGAATTTTGCCGCCCAAAAGGTGGCCATGTCGAAATTCGACTCGAACAATTATCTTCCGTACAACCAATTGGAGGAGAACCTGAAAGTCGTCAAAAGAAG ATTGGATCGACCATTGACTTTATCAGAGAAAGTGTTGTACTCTCATCTGGATGAACCAGAGAAACAGGACATCGTTCGTGGCACAAGTTACCTCAGATTGCGACCTGATCGCGTGGCAATGCAGGACGCCACTGCTCAGATGGCAATGTTGCAATTTATCAGCTCTG GACTGCCAAAAGTGGCAGTGCCCTCAACAATCCACTGCGACCATCTAATCGAAGCCCAAATCGGCGGTGACCAGGACTTAAAACGCGCCAAGGACATCAACAAAGAAGTGTACAACTTCCTGAAGACAGCTGGCGCGAAATACGGCGTTGGTTTCTGGAATCCTGGCTCTGGGATCATCCACCAGATCATTTTGGAGAACTACGCGTTCCCTGGCTTACTGATGATCGGCACTGACTCTCACACGCCCAATGGCGGCGGTTTAGGCTGTCTTTGCATCGGCGTAGGTGGCGCAGACGCTGTGGACGTGATGGCGAACATACCATGGGAGTTAAAATGCCCCAAAGTGATTGGAGTGAAGCTGACAGGCAGTCTGAAGGGCTGGACCAGCCCCAAAGACATCATCCTAAAGGTTGCTGGCATCCTGACAGTGAAAGGAGGCACTGGAGCTATCGTAGAGTACTTTGGACCAGGCGTGGACAGCATCAGCTGCACAGGGATGGCTACGATATGCAACATGGGGGCAGAAATTGGTGCCACCACCTCGATCTTCCCCTACAACCGTCGAATGCAGGACTATCTGAAGGCCACTGGTCGTGCTGACATTGCAAACACTGCTAATCAGCACAAAGACACCCTTTTGACTGCTGACCATAACGCTAAGTACGATCAGGTCATCGAATTGGACCTAAACACCTTGGAACCGCATGTGAATGGACCTTTCACACCTGACCTGGCTCATCCCATCTCTAAACTGG GTGAAACTGCCAAGAAGAACGGCTGGCCAAACGAGATCAAGGTTGGGCTGATTGGGTCCTGCACGAACAGCTCTTACGAGGACATGGGTCGATGCGCGAACATCGCGAAACAGGCTCTGGACAACGGTTTGAAGGCGAAGTCCACGTTCAATGTCACGCCAGGCTCTGAGCAGATTCGCGCCACCATCGAACGCGATGGGATC GCGAAAATCTTGCGAGACTTCGGTGGCGTCGTCCTGGCGAACGCTTGCGGGCCCTGCATCGGCCAATGGGATCGCAGGGACATCAAGAAAGGCGACAAGAACACAATAGTCACCTCGTACAATCGAAATTTCACGGGTCGAAACGATGCCAACCCGGCTACGCACGCTTTCGTCACCAGCCCTGAACTTGTCACTGCCCTTTCGATCGCTGGCAGGCTAGACTTTAACCCAGTGACCGATAAACTGAAGGCCAAGGACGGAAAAGAGTTTCTTTTGAAAGATCCGTACG GTGACGAGCTGCCAAATCGCGGTTTCGACCCTGGCATGGAGACCTACGACGCTCCACCAGCCGATGGAAGCAAAGTGAAGGTCGACGTGAGCCCAAAAAGCGAGCGACTGCAACTGCTGGAGCCGTTCGACAAGTGGGACAAGAAGGACCTGACAGACATGACGATTCTGATCAAAGTGAAAGGCAAATGCACGACAGACCACATCTCAGCGGCTGGTCCATGGCTGAAATATCGTGGCCACTTGGACAACATCTCGAACAACATGTTCATAGG AGCTGTAAATGCAGAGAACGGCGAGATGAACAAGGTGAAGAACCAATTAACTGGCGAATGGGGCAAGGTACCAGACGTGGCAAGGCACTACAAGAAGAATGGCGTCAAATGGGTGGCAGTTGGTGACGAGAACTACGGAGAAGGTTCGTCCAGGGAGCACGCAGCTTTAGAGCCAAGACATCTTGGTGGCAGAGCCATAATCGTGAAGAGTTTCGCTCGTATCCACGAAACGAACCTGAAGAAACAAGGTCTGCTGCCTCTGACCTTCGCCAATCCCAGTGACTACGACAAAATCGAGCCCACTGACAAGATCAGCCTGTTGGGGTTGAAGGATTTGGCTCCTGGCAAG CCAGTGAAAGCAGAGATCAAGCACAAGGATGGCAAGGTGGACAGCATCACACTGAACCACACGATGAACGAGCAGCAGATATCCTGGTTCAAGGCTGGCTCTGCCCTGAATCGCATGAAGGAGATCGCCAGTGGCCAGTAA
- the LOC143431865 gene encoding B9 domain-containing protein 1-like, with product MAVEGEFFLSIVGSIEHAEFYDTNNAYCKYGFHFGPEWSVVAGIEEGLTQMCRCSSDPRNLAVWNFPIDVTFKSSNPYGWPQLIMSIYGLDTFGHDVIRGYGVCHLPLKAGHHVKRVSIYTPESSSTLQRLTAWLTGRRPELIDPTILATGGGRELTRMRVEGIVTVTFDAVLKDFFELGYSNDQRQRK from the exons ATGGCAGTTGAgggtgaattctttttgtcgatCGTTGGATCGATCGAGCATGCCGAGTTCTACGATACCAACAATGCTTACTGCAAGTATGGCTTCCATTTTGGTCCTGAATGGAGCGTCGTTGCT GGTATCGAAGAGGGTCTGACACAGATGTGTAGATGCAGCAGTGATCCACGAAATTTGGCTGTTTGGAATTTTCCCATAGATGTCACGTTTAAGAGTAGCAACCCTTATGGAT GGCCTCAGTTAATAATGTCGATCTACGGGTTGGACACTTTTGGTCATGACGTTATCAGGGGATATGGAGTATGTCATTTGCCACTGAAAGCGGGTCACCACGTGAAAAG GGTGTCAATATACACACCAGAGTCCTCCTCAACGCTGCAACGATTAACAGCCTGGTTAACCGGAAGAAGGCCAGAGTTAATTGATCCAACGATATTAGCCACTGGTGGTGGAAGAGAAC TGACGCGCATGAGGGTGGAGGGCATTGTTACGGTTACGTTCGACGCTGTGCTGAAAGATTTCTTCGAGTTGGGCTACAGCAACGACCAGCGACAGAggaagtaa